The Telopea speciosissima isolate NSW1024214 ecotype Mountain lineage chromosome 11, Tspe_v1, whole genome shotgun sequence genome includes the window tttttttttattttctctctctttaaattTAGTTTGGCGAAGTTTTGGGTCAAAAAATGCATCAAAAGGTCCAGAAGGGGATCATTTTACCCTGAAAAAGTGATATAGAACCATCCACTCTGTCCTCGTGGGGTATttttgagtttccaacatgCGCATGCCGTGTACTACGCTCACCTTTCTTCGCCCTTTAACTTAGGCATTGTCAAATCTAATGCTTTTAAGATCCTCACTTCTCAGAAGGCAATGGGGGAATCTCAAGCTCTACTCGACCTTCCAGTGTAGTCCTGTGAAACCCATCCCTCATGTGATTTCTTTGAACATTTCCATCAATGGGTTTGCCAGAGAAGGCAATTTGGAGATTGCTAGAAAGATGTTCGATGAAATGCCGACAAGAACAGTCGTCTCTTGGAATACCATGATTTCTGGGTACTCACAGTGGGGAAGGTTTGAAGAAGCTATGAATTTAGTTTCACAGATGCATAGAACTGGGATGAATCTCAATGAGACCACTTTTTCTTCTGTTCTAAGTGCTTGTGCTCGTTTAAAGTCACTACATGATGGGAAACAGATTCATGGGCTGGTTCTGAAATCTGGATCGGAGAATTTTGACCTTGTAGGGAGCTCTTTATTGTATTTCTATGCTAATTGTTTTGAAATAAAGGATGCGAGGCGGGTGTTTGATGTGCTCCAAGAGGGGAATGTCTTGTTGTGGAGTTTAATGCTTGTGGGTTATGCTAAGTGTAATTTAATGGAGGATGCCTTGCACATTTTTAACAAAATGCCGATCCGAGATGTCACAGTCTGGACCACATTGATTTCTGTTTATTCGAGGAGCGAAAATGAATGTGAGAAGGCTTTAGAGTTGTTTCTATTGATGAGAATGAGTGGGGAAGCTAGCCCGAATGAGTTTACATTAGATAGTATCATAAGAGCTTGTGGTAGATTGGGAGTTCTGGATAGTGGTAAGGTTGCTCATGGACTTGCAATTGGATATGGCTTTGAATCTGACCACTCAATTGGTGGTGCTCTTATTGATTTTTACTGCAACTGTGATGCTGTTGAAGACGCAAAGCGGGTTTATGTTCAATTGGCTAGCCCAAGTTTAAATGCTTCAAATACACTAATTGGATGTCTCATATCGATGGGCAGGATTGAAGATGCTGAGATGATTTTCAGTTGGATGGTTGAAAAGAATCCAGTTTCATATAATCTGATGATTAAAGGGTATTCAATGAGTAATCGACTTGAGGATTCAAAGAAGTTGTTTGAGGAAATGCCTCTTAAAACTATAGTATCGTCCAATACTATGATCTCAGTTCATTTCCGGAATGGTGAAATTAGCATggctttgaaattttttgaagataCAAAGGAATTAAAAAATACTGTGACGTGGAACTCAATGATCTCAGGTTATATTCAGAATGATCAACCTGAAAAGGGATTAAAATTATACGTGGTCATGTACAAGTTATCAGTAGAGCGCAATAGGTCCACATTCTCTACTCTTTTTCGTGCATGTTCGTGTCTTGGATCTcttaaacaaggaaaattaCTTCATGCGCATGTGATCAAAACACCATTTGAATCAAATGTTTATGTGGGGACGTCTCTTCTGGATATGTACGCAAAATGTGGTAGCATTACTGATGCTAGAACTGCATTTCTCAACATTTCTTCACCCAATGTGACTTCTTGGACAGCTCTGATTAGTGGATATGCACATCATGGGTTTGGAACTGAGGCTCTTTTCCTgtttgatcagatgttagaacAAGGAGTACGGCCAAATGTAGTTACTTTCGTTGGGCTTCTATCTGCCTGTGCCTGTGCAGGTCTGGTTGATGAAGGGATAGGCTTTTTTTACTCAATGGAGAAATGCTATGGAGTAACCCCCACCTTGGAACACTACGCTTGTGTAGTGGATCTTCTTGGTCGCTCAGGGAAACTACAAGAAGCAGAGGATTTTGTCAATGCAATGCCAATTGAAGCAGATGCAGTTGTGTGGGGAGCTTTGCTCAGTGCTTGCTGGTTCTGGATGGACATGGAAGTGGGTGAGAGGGTGGCTGAGAGAATGTATTGTTTGGACCATAGACAAATATCTGCCTATGTGATCATGTCTAATATATATGCAGGGGTGGGGCGGTGGGAGGAGGTGATGAAAGTGAGGAAGAGATTGCGGGGTCTGGAAATGAAGAAGGATCCTGGTTGTAGTTGGATTGAAGTGAATAATGCTGTTCATGTATTCTCGGTTGAAGATAGAACACATCCGCATTGTAACTTGATCTATGCAATTTTGGAGTATCTAACAGCAAATGTAAACTCTAGTTTTGAATTTGATTATCTTTTATATCAACACCAAGATCTGAGATGAACAATACTCAATCCTTCATTCACTAAATGTATGTTCAGGTACATATGATACGCATAGTCATAACTCTATGCTTCCACAATTGGAGACAAATTTGCATTTATTTCAACCTTTCTGTGAATGTTTCAGTTTGAAAAGTACGGCTGAGGCCTAAGGATCGCAACAAATTAATTGCTGAACTGTCTaagttatgtttttttaatcaGCAATTAAGTTCCCAGTATTAAAAATAACAGAAATGTTACAGACAATCTCAATAGTCGATATGGAACTTTCTAAATTGATGACTGTCTTCCTCCCCCCTAACTTTGCAAATTGATGACTGACTGCCTCCTCCTTGCCCCCGTTTCCATTaagaggggttttttttttttttgggggggggggggggggtgttactATTTCCATTTGTAAGGAATTGAAAttggaaaaattaaaaacttgcCACTCCTGGTAAGAACAGAACTCACTCTCCTTCACTCCCGCCTCTTCCTGCTTTGTCCCCAATTCTAATGTTCTGCGATTTTCTTAACTGGTGCACACAAGGATGagctctctgtgtgtgtgtgtgttccaATGTTCTGACATTTTCTTAACTGGTGCACACAGGGATGAGTTCTCTGTGTATGTTCCAATGTTCTGGCATTTTCTTAACTGGTGCACACAAGGATGAGCTCTCTCTCTGTGGTGTGTGAGtattgggggggaggggaagaggaagaagtcaGGTTGCCTATCTGTGTAATAGACTCTGAACCAGGTATGGTGTTAGTGTGTGGGAAAGAGGTAGAAGTCAGGTTGCCTATCCGTGTAATAGAATCTGAACCAGGTATGGATAATggccccccaccccctttctaaataatttttgtatttctttcaGTATCAGGTTGTTACTAGCTGGATATTAATctttgtatgttttttttttggtatctgcttgaaatggaaaaacaaaaaatgcttTTTatgcatacccagtgcacaaggctcccgccattgcagggtttggggagggtcataatgtacgcagccttacccctgcttcatagaggctgtttcctgacttgaATCTGCGACCACTatgtcacaatggaacaaccttaccgttgcgccaagATCCACCCTAATAACAATGTAGACATTGATTCCACAAATTTGTATTGGGCTGTTGGCAGTATGAAAGTGAAATAAATTTTCCCTTCTCTGTCGTAAGATTCAAATCGAAATAAATTCTTCTCACATCGATACCCAACTTATTGTGAATTCATGATCTTTCTGTGCTGATCAATCCTAGCTGCTTGGAGCCCAGTAAGTTGACTAGGCTAAGTTTTGCAATTATGTGGAAACTAATGTTTATCTTACACCTGAATTAAGCCCTTCAATGTGAAATTACATTTTCAGAGTTCTTTCCGTAGTTGTGTTAATGTCACAGTGTTTCTTTGGTATTAAAATGTGGGTGAATTGGTTGTGTCAAGATTCAGAGTAGTTAGTGAGtagtttaatttctattttttcttgtgGTTCCAAGGTTTTTTCTTTCTGGTAATAATTACGCATCGGGTTGATTATAATTTGTTTCCTATTAGGAGTTTTTATTTGTGATGTTCTTTAATTAATTGTAAGCAGGAGGAGCAGCATGGCTTATGGGTTCATTGGTGTTGCTGCCAAAAGTTGCTTGTGCAAGTTCTGTACTTCCTCTTCTCAGTTCCTCCCCCTTATTCCAGGTTAATCTCTCCTTTAATAATCTTCTCGTCCATTCTTTTTAATTGCTCTTCATTTTcctattttcctattttccttgtttgttaCCGCCGACATTTTGTTCTGGGTGGTACCTGCAACTAACCAGATCTAAACCAAGCTCTAACAGTCCTTTTCTGTTCTTCCTGAAATTTGGAGCAAAGATTATACGCCTTTGGGTGATTCAATCCCTGGGATTTTCATTCCCATATTTCTCCTCTACTGGGAGTTACTGACCTTCAATTGAAACCTTACCTGTAATTTCGGCCAGGTTCAGTTATAGAATTTTGGGTAAACTTCTTgtacaccccctgaggtttgtcccGTTTACTTGTACACCTCCTtgtttttaaaaccttactttCAGACCCCCTGGAACTGACGGAATACCCATTCCGTTAGGTTGAacctgttaagtgatgatgtcagcaagCTATAAATTCGTAAAAggtcaaaatacccttatgacgATAGGagtttaccataatacccttttgGATAAATTAGAATCTATTGGAGGACGGTTGCAGAGACACCGGAAAAGAGGGTGGAAGATGGTTTGCTCCTTCTGTTACTCCATTCTTCTTCTGGGTTGATTGATTTTTCTGTATCCTACGTCCAACCCTATTGTTTATGCTGTCGTTTTTTCATCCGGGTACCTTGAATTTTCAATCTTGTTCTTGTTTCATAGTGGAGTTTCGAGCCTTACGATTCAACGAGGCTTTACTGTTATCCAATCCGGCTTTGTCCGATTCTATTGGTGGAATTTGTATTCTGTCAATGGGCGCTCAGGATGAGGGTCATTTTTCTGGAGAGCTAGAAAATGGAGTGAAGTTAGGTCTTTGGAGGTGGATTTGAAGGACGAATCGGAGTCTACTTTCGAAATCAAAGACGCTGTGAAGGTTCTGTTGCAGGGTCTGGGGGAGGATTCCATTAGTGAAGGTCTTAAGAAGACTCCGCTTCGTGTTGCCAAGGCCCTTCGTGAAGGAACAAGAGGTTAATAATCATTTTCCCTGTTCTACTGCTTCTTTTATTCAAGCTTAAAatcctactttttttttaaaaaaagtctGAAGATTCCCCCCCTCTCTCATACTTTGCTTGATTCTAATTGGAGTTGAATCCTGTTAAACCAATGGTATTGTTGTTACTTGTCCCTTGTTtaagtttattgattatttacCCAGAGTGCTAGAATCCTAGATCTTACTAACTGCTAATTTACAAATAATATTAGGTTTTAAATGGAGTGAAGAAGATTTAGTGATAGAGAGAAGATGAGACCACTTTGGGAGAAAAATCGCCATTGAGGTGCAGGAGCTTCATCGCCACTAAGTTGCAGCGTTCTTCTTTCCAAAGTTCCTTTCTAATTTCAAGCCCTAAATTGTTATTTCAAGGTTGGAGATGGAATAACAGTACAATGGTCATTTTAGTTTGGCTATTTTGGAAGAAGATGTACAAAggctattttggtcttttacatTATAAAACTAACACCTGACTAACACAGTAAGTCCTAGGGGGTCTataagtaaggttttaaaaacaaggggggtgtACAAGTATACgggacaaacctcaggggtgtaTAAGAAGTTTACTCtagaatttttcattttctctttttcttatctGCTGGCCTGTTGTTGATTGTTCCTAAAAGATTTTTTAATGCAGAATCTTCCCCTACAATTTTGGCCGAATCTTAGTCGCTTTCTTTATAAACCATCTCAAATCGTACCGATTCATGGGCCAATTCCTGATTCCTAAACCGATTCGATTTTCACCATAAAATAGCTTAGATTCCCGATTCCTGAACTGATTCAGTCCGATTTCGATCTGATTCGAATCGGAATCCTCCCTGACCGATTCTGTATCCGAttccgagttttaaaaccttgcttgTTTTTGGCCTCCCTCTTTCTTATTGAGTGGAAGATAAAGACATTCAATCAGGACAGACCTCTGa containing:
- the LOC122644687 gene encoding pentatricopeptide repeat-containing protein At2g13600-like; translated protein: MLLRSSLLRRQWGNLKLYSTFQCSPVKPIPHVISLNISINGFAREGNLEIARKMFDEMPTRTVVSWNTMISGYSQWGRFEEAMNLVSQMHRTGMNLNETTFSSVLSACARLKSLHDGKQIHGLVLKSGSENFDLVGSSLLYFYANCFEIKDARRVFDVLQEGNVLLWSLMLVGYAKCNLMEDALHIFNKMPIRDVTVWTTLISVYSRSENECEKALELFLLMRMSGEASPNEFTLDSIIRACGRLGVLDSGKVAHGLAIGYGFESDHSIGGALIDFYCNCDAVEDAKRVYVQLASPSLNASNTLIGCLISMGRIEDAEMIFSWMVEKNPVSYNLMIKGYSMSNRLEDSKKLFEEMPLKTIVSSNTMISVHFRNGEISMALKFFEDTKELKNTVTWNSMISGYIQNDQPEKGLKLYVVMYKLSVERNRSTFSTLFRACSCLGSLKQGKLLHAHVIKTPFESNVYVGTSLLDMYAKCGSITDARTAFLNISSPNVTSWTALISGYAHHGFGTEALFLFDQMLEQGVRPNVVTFVGLLSACACAGLVDEGIGFFYSMEKCYGVTPTLEHYACVVDLLGRSGKLQEAEDFVNAMPIEADAVVWGALLSACWFWMDMEVGERVAERMYCLDHRQISAYVIMSNIYAGVGRWEEVMKVRKRLRGLEMKKDPGCSWIEVNNAVHVFSVEDRTHPHCNLIYAILEYLTANVNSSFEFDYLLYQHQDLR